The DNA region ATCCTGTTGTTGTCGACATTGAAACAGTATTGGAGAGACCTGTTTCACAGACAATATTAGCAAATAGTATTTCTTTAACTCCTGGTACTTTGTCTGTTGATTTGGACAGTGAAAATAACATTATTAAAGTAGCTGCTATTTCTCCAAGAGAAAAAGAGGATATTATTCCTTTTGAAAAATATATTAAGAAAATGCTTGAATAGTCATTTTCTTTTAAAGTAATCGAGTGAGATAGTATGGATATATTGTTTATTTCGAAATATATTGTGGTTATAGCATTAATTATTATGATGTTGGCCGCTTTAAGAGCAAGTGCATATAAATCTAACTCAATGGGGCTTTTAGGAAGCTCTGTAGTTGTTGTAGCTTTTGCTATGGTATTGCTTGTTGGGGGAGATATATATAATCTTGAATTCTATAAAGATATATCATTAGCTTTAATATTTTTTGGTTTTATAGGTACTGTTGCTTTCGCTGCTGTTTTGGGAGGGAATGACGAATGATTAAGTATATATCATCTGCCCTTCTTATTATATCAGCATTTCTGATTATTGTATCGGCAATAGGGCTTATCAGCATATCAAAAGATACCAAAAATGCAGTCTATGCAAGAATCCACATTGTCGGTATTTTTGATATTGCTTGTATTATTGCTATGATTGGTCTTGGCCAATATCTGCTTGCGGGCATATACTTTATTATAGCGCCGTTTGCAGCACATGCAATAGCTAATGCTTATTGGAAAAAGGAAGATAGAGAAAATAATTTAGAGGAGATAACTGTTGAACAGGAAGTTGATTATAATCATCCATTCATACATCCTAAAGATAAGATGCAGGCTTTTGAAAGTGAAGATTCAGAAAAACTAAAAGCGGATGACAGGTTCTCAGTTACTACTTTGGAAATTTATGAGGGGGAGTAAGATGCTAGAGTTTGTATTAATG from Methanobrevibacter sp. includes:
- a CDS encoding monovalent cation/H+ antiporter subunit E, translated to MFLTRIGYGIIYFLDLIYQIIKSTIDVAFNSVMRRNIDPVVVDIETVLERPVSQTILANSISLTPGTLSVDLDSENNIIKVAAISPREKEDIIPFEKYIKKMLE
- a CDS encoding cation:proton antiporter — translated: MIKYISSALLIISAFLIIVSAIGLISISKDTKNAVYARIHIVGIFDIACIIAMIGLGQYLLAGIYFIIAPFAAHAIANAYWKKEDRENNLEEITVEQEVDYNHPFIHPKDKMQAFESEDSEKLKADDRFSVTTLEIYEGE